A part of Parvimonas micra genomic DNA contains:
- a CDS encoding sugar transferase — protein sequence MIKYKDLPKEFQNESVKKYYEIVSKKRLSLVFKRIFDIIFSVLTLIILLIPIFIISIAIKLDSKGSVFYRQERVTRYGKKFKIFKFRTMVSNADKIGTLVTVKSDSRITKVGKFLRKYRLDEFPQIFNIFLGDMSFVGTRPEVTKYVERYSDYMYATLLLPAGLTSYSSINYKDEDEIISKHLDDNISVDDIYIKYILPDKMKYNIEYIERFSFWYDIKIMFKTFLSVFLGGKNNEG from the coding sequence TTGATAAAATATAAAGATTTACCTAAAGAGTTTCAAAATGAATCTGTAAAGAAGTATTATGAAATAGTTTCAAAAAAGAGGCTTAGTTTGGTTTTTAAAAGGATATTTGACATTATTTTTTCTGTCTTAACTTTAATAATTTTGCTTATTCCGATATTTATAATTTCTATTGCTATAAAATTGGATTCTAAAGGTAGTGTTTTTTATAGACAGGAAAGAGTTACAAGGTATGGTAAGAAATTTAAAATTTTTAAATTTAGAACAATGGTTTCAAACGCTGATAAAATCGGAACACTTGTAACTGTAAAATCAGATTCGAGGATAACTAAAGTTGGAAAATTTTTGAGGAAATATAGATTAGATGAATTTCCACAAATTTTTAATATATTTTTAGGTGATATGAGTTTTGTAGGGACAAGACCTGAAGTTACAAAATATGTTGAAAGATATTCAGACTATATGTATGCGACTTTGTTATTGCCGGCAGGACTTACGTCATATTCCAGCATAAATTATAAAGATGAGGACGAAATAATATCAAAGCACTTAGATGATAATATCAGTGTAGATGATATATATATAAAGTATATTTTACCTGATAAAATGAAATATAATATAGAATATATTGAAAGATTTTCTTTTTGGTATGATATTAAAATTATGTTTAAAACATTTTTATCTGTATTTTTGGGAGGAAAAAATAATGAAGGTTAG
- a CDS encoding glycosyltransferase family 2 protein — translation MKVSIGVVALNEEKTLPSLFEDFKLQTYPHDEIEIILVDGISTDNTKEIMQTFKDNNDFLEVKILDNPKKIQSAGWNIVIKNFTGDVLVRIDAHSSIPRDFIEKNVKNIKSGEDVSGGKRPNIIDENTAYKRMLLEAESSMFGSSIAPFRNASGKKYVKSMFHAMYKREVLEKVGFFNEKLLRTEDNEFHYRIRKAGYKLCYNDNIVSYQHTRNSLLKMIKQKKANGMWIGLTTAICPECLNLYHYVPFAFLVALFISIISLFFTKYLFLLVFGSYLIVNILMSLSSIFKGKFNPYNLLLPIVFFLLHISYGYGTLIGFLKIPSFLKTYNKED, via the coding sequence ATGAAGGTTAGCATAGGAGTAGTTGCCTTGAATGAGGAAAAAACTTTACCTTCTCTTTTTGAAGATTTTAAATTACAGACATATCCACATGATGAAATTGAGATAATTTTAGTTGATGGCATTTCTACAGATAATACAAAGGAAATTATGCAGACTTTCAAAGACAATAATGATTTTTTAGAAGTAAAAATTTTAGATAATCCTAAAAAAATTCAATCTGCAGGTTGGAATATTGTAATAAAAAATTTTACGGGAGATGTTTTAGTAAGAATAGATGCACATTCTTCAATTCCAAGAGATTTTATAGAAAAAAATGTTAAGAACATAAAATCTGGAGAAGATGTTTCAGGTGGTAAAAGGCCAAATATAATTGACGAAAATACTGCTTATAAAAGAATGCTTTTAGAAGCCGAATCTTCTATGTTTGGGAGTAGTATTGCACCTTTTAGAAATGCATCAGGAAAAAAATATGTTAAATCAATGTTTCATGCAATGTATAAAAGAGAAGTATTGGAAAAAGTTGGTTTTTTTAATGAAAAATTATTACGAACAGAAGATAATGAATTCCATTATAGAATCAGAAAAGCAGGATATAAACTTTGCTATAATGATAATATTGTTTCATATCAACATACAAGGAATTCGCTTCTAAAAATGATTAAACAAAAGAAAGCTAATGGAATGTGGATAGGACTTACGACAGCTATTTGTCCTGAGTGTTTAAATTTATATCATTATGTTCCTTTTGCATTTTTAGTTGCACTTTTTATATCAATTATTTCATTATTTTTTACTAAATATTTATTTTTATTAGTATTTGGTTCATATCTTATAGTGAATATTTTGATGTCTTTAAGTTCAATTTTTAAAGGTAAATTTAATCCCTACAACTTATTGCTTCCAATTGTATTTTTTCTTTTACATATTAGTTATGGATATGGTACATTGATAGGTTTTTTAAAAATCCCATCATTTTTAAAAACATATAATAAGGAGGACTAG
- a CDS encoding IspD/TarI family cytidylyltransferase: protein MIYAGILAGGIGSRMNISNIPKQFLNIGDKPIIIHTIEKFLLCNKIDKIYVGVNPDWNSYLVDIIDKDYNYLSERIVVVDGGKDRNSTILNIISSIEEDNGLTDEDILITHDAVRPFVSIKMIEENIDNCKKYNIIDTVVPAFDTIVSSEDGKFISSIPDRKTMFQGQTPQTFKINKFMEYYNKLSEEEKNILTDACKIFVLNGEKVFLVNGDFSNIKITTVTDLKIAKAMLMEI, encoded by the coding sequence ATGATATATGCAGGTATTCTTGCTGGAGGAATAGGTAGTAGGATGAATATTTCCAATATTCCAAAACAATTTTTAAATATTGGAGATAAGCCTATTATAATTCATACTATTGAAAAGTTTTTATTATGTAACAAAATAGATAAAATTTATGTTGGGGTAAATCCCGATTGGAATTCTTATCTAGTTGATATAATTGACAAAGATTATAATTATTTGTCTGAAAGAATTGTTGTTGTAGATGGTGGAAAAGATAGAAATTCTACAATTTTAAATATTATTTCTTCTATTGAAGAAGACAACGGATTAACTGATGAGGATATTCTTATAACTCATGATGCTGTTAGACCATTTGTTTCAATTAAAATGATTGAAGAAAATATAGATAATTGTAAAAAATATAATATTATTGATACTGTAGTTCCAGCTTTTGATACTATAGTTTCTTCTGAAGATGGAAAGTTTATTTCATCAATACCAGATAGAAAAACAATGTTTCAAGGACAAACTCCTCAAACATTTAAAATTAATAAATTCATGGAATACTATAATAAATTATCAGAAGAAGAAAAGAACATTTTAACTGATGCTTGTAAAATATTTGTGTTAAATGGAGAAAAAGTATTTTTAGTTAATGGAGATTTTTCAAATATAAAAATTACTACTGTAACAGACTTAAAGATTGCTAAGGCAATGCTTATGGAGATTTAA
- a CDS encoding alcohol dehydrogenase catalytic domain-containing protein codes for MINRIFQLMKPGFISVKYVDESFLGDKVIVKPLYVSLCHADQRYYLGKRDPKVLAKKLPMAPIHESCGEVVFDPTNTFKVGDTVSMIPNTPPCNFDERIYENYVKGSYFLSSGHDGFMREFVKIAPDRLVKFNDIDLSVASILEFISVGFHAYDRFIKNSLENKETITIFGNGSLGFVMANVLKYKFSDSKIVVIGRNLEKLKIFSFVDEVYSSDDIPEDFSTDHGFECAGGPGSEDAINNIIKYIKPQGSIMLMGVSENKVAINTRDILEKGLTLIGCSRSGRVDFQEAVKMLGNKKIQNRFKSIVFEDDEINSVDDIHRFFKNDLNTPFKTVAKWNI; via the coding sequence ATGATAAATAGAATTTTTCAATTAATGAAACCGGGTTTTATCTCAGTTAAATATGTTGATGAGAGCTTTTTAGGAGATAAAGTCATTGTAAAACCACTATACGTATCTTTGTGTCATGCTGATCAAAGATATTATTTAGGAAAGAGAGATCCAAAAGTATTGGCAAAAAAATTACCGATGGCTCCAATTCATGAATCTTGTGGAGAGGTTGTTTTTGATCCTACAAATACTTTTAAAGTTGGAGATACAGTATCTATGATTCCAAATACTCCACCTTGTAATTTTGATGAAAGAATATATGAAAATTATGTAAAAGGATCTTATTTTCTATCTAGTGGTCATGATGGTTTTATGAGGGAATTTGTCAAAATTGCTCCAGATAGGCTTGTTAAATTTAATGATATTGATTTATCGGTAGCATCTATTTTGGAGTTTATTTCGGTAGGCTTTCACGCTTATGACAGATTTATAAAAAATTCACTTGAAAACAAAGAAACAATAACTATTTTTGGAAACGGAAGTTTAGGATTCGTTATGGCTAATGTTTTAAAGTATAAGTTTTCTGATAGTAAAATAGTTGTTATTGGAAGAAACTTGGAAAAATTAAAAATCTTTTCGTTCGTAGATGAAGTTTATTCAAGTGATGATATTCCTGAAGATTTTTCTACAGATCATGGATTTGAGTGTGCCGGAGGGCCGGGAAGTGAAGATGCCATTAATAATATAATAAAATATATTAAGCCTCAAGGCTCAATTATGTTGATGGGTGTTAGCGAAAATAAAGTTGCAATTAATACTAGAGATATATTGGAGAAAGGACTAACATTAATTGGATGTTCCAGATCAGGAAGAGTTGATTTTCAAGAAGCAGTAAAAATGCTTGGAAATAAAAAAATCCAAAATAGATTTAAATCTATTGTGTTTGAAGATGACGAAATAAATAGTGTTGATGATATTCATAGATTTTTCAAAAATGACTTGAATACACCTTTTAAAACTGTTGCTAAATGGAATATTTAA
- a CDS encoding LicD family protein, with translation MDEINLRELQLKSLEIGKYFVSFCEENNLLCYLCGGGAIGSLRHSGFIPWDDDLDFFMPREDYEKLALLWNEKADTKKYSLVKANKDLVDHNLFITIRDNETTAIKPYQKGLNISHGIALDILPLDGCPSGKIKRKFQIMWGLIYSLFCAQVLPEKHGGLKKKVSKLLLSIFKSKRIRYKIWKFAEKRMTRYKIKDSEYITELCSGPYYMKKIYRKEWFVDKKYFDFEDTGMPIPIGYDGYLKTAFGDYMKLPPKEKQVPHHDLLFLDLKNSYTNYENIWK, from the coding sequence ATGGATGAAATAAATTTAAGAGAGTTACAACTTAAGAGTTTAGAAATTGGAAAATATTTTGTTTCATTTTGTGAAGAAAATAATTTGTTATGTTATCTTTGTGGTGGAGGAGCAATTGGTAGTTTAAGACATTCAGGATTTATTCCTTGGGATGATGATTTAGATTTTTTTATGCCTAGAGAAGATTATGAAAAATTAGCTTTGTTATGGAATGAAAAAGCTGATACTAAAAAATATTCACTTGTTAAGGCCAATAAAGATTTAGTTGATCATAATCTTTTTATTACTATTAGAGATAATGAAACTACTGCTATTAAACCATATCAAAAAGGTTTAAATATAAGTCACGGAATAGCGCTTGATATTTTACCTCTTGATGGTTGTCCAAGTGGGAAAATTAAGCGAAAATTTCAGATAATGTGGGGACTAATTTATTCTCTTTTTTGTGCTCAAGTTTTACCTGAAAAACATGGTGGGCTAAAGAAAAAAGTTTCTAAGTTGTTATTATCAATTTTTAAATCTAAAAGAATTAGATATAAAATTTGGAAGTTTGCAGAAAAAAGAATGACTAGGTATAAGATTAAAGATTCGGAATATATCACGGAACTTTGTTCCGGTCCGTATTATATGAAAAAGATATATAGAAAAGAGTGGTTTGTAGATAAGAAGTATTTTGACTTTGAAGATACAGGAATGCCAATTCCTATTGGATATGATGGATATTTAAAGACAGCATTTGGAGATTACATGAAATTGCCTCCAAAGGAAAAACAAGTACCACATCATGACTTACTTTTCTTAGATCTAAAAAACAGTTATACGAATTATGAAAATATTTGGAAATAA
- a CDS encoding glycosyltransferase, with protein sequence MKKTKILFFLWSFSLGGGAEKILSTIVNNLDSEKYDIDILEIEHFDKGYEPVNDNIRILKSWQDYRQSKIKRAILWRIRKFFPNLVRKIMVKEKYDIEISFTIINPPFEFSKDKNVKKIAWIHGSIEDFMKDSQKRNNHKRYLENVDKIISVSEKTKESIISIYPEYKDKVLTIYNGYDFESILEKSNERTDINIEKNSICVIGRIENLKGSLEVYDTIKNYIKI encoded by the coding sequence TTGAAAAAAACGAAAATATTATTTTTTTTATGGTCCTTTTCATTAGGAGGAGGAGCTGAAAAAATATTATCAACAATTGTAAATAATCTTGATAGCGAAAAATATGATATTGATATATTGGAAATCGAGCATTTTGATAAAGGATATGAACCTGTTAATGATAATATAAGAATATTAAAATCGTGGCAAGATTATAGACAATCTAAGATAAAAAGAGCTATTTTATGGAGAATAAGAAAATTTTTTCCAAATTTAGTAAGAAAAATAATGGTTAAAGAAAAATATGATATTGAAATTTCATTTACTATAATTAATCCGCCATTTGAATTTTCAAAAGATAAGAATGTAAAAAAAATTGCTTGGATTCATGGCAGTATTGAAGATTTTATGAAAGATTCTCAAAAGAGGAATAATCATAAGAGATATTTAGAAAATGTTGATAAAATAATTTCTGTATCAGAAAAAACTAAAGAGTCCATAATTTCAATTTATCCGGAATACAAAGATAAAGTCTTGACAATTTATAATGGTTATGATTTTGAAAGTATTTTGGAAAAATCAAATGAGAGGACAGATATTAATATTGAAAAAAATTCGATTTGTGTAATTGGAAGAATTGAAAACTTAAAAGGTTCATTAGAAGTTTATGATACAATAAAAAATTACATAAAAATTTAA
- a CDS encoding O-antigen polysaccharide polymerase Wzy family protein, with the protein MNITFRKFYSLITAFSFIFTLLLGVSYLYTDRLDILLFTLLSFFVNLILFCFTDIKYYIIHLFFYITIFIFLVSRPTIDYLRSYSFNTYQKDAYVFAFVIVMISLLGLFIGGIISKALLKIKNKKRLDVDSNDKLKSSIWLKNIRIVSLTVYILTYPFYALRLIERLIFKLNTSYYIYYASFKSNLPYFTYILSVFTVYSMCVYLASKPNKRNATIVLVSNLFANAIYLFIGTRNPFILSLIFSFIYYFIRGQEDIKNKWIGVKEKILIFTSLPIIIVGMGLLNYVRDNVEVSNFKIFDIFIDFIYKQGTSFGVLAKGFLYNSNIAVRSFTNFTFGPIVEYFTHGNFGKLLFDTKPFTATTNSIELAIKSNSYAHNLSYIAMKGDYLQGHGLGSSFIMENFTDYGYLGVFLFSVALGFLFIRMLNVSYRNKILPFVCTLIILNNLFFMPRSSFSESFSILLTFQFWFIIILIFVVAKLISKENSYTIFKIKEI; encoded by the coding sequence ATGAATATTACTTTTAGAAAATTTTATTCTTTAATTACCGCATTCTCTTTTATTTTTACTCTGTTACTTGGAGTAAGTTATTTATACACAGATAGATTGGATATATTACTTTTTACATTGTTGTCTTTTTTTGTCAACTTAATATTGTTTTGTTTTACAGATATAAAATATTATATAATACATTTATTTTTTTATATAACTATTTTTATATTTCTAGTTTCAAGGCCTACGATAGATTACTTGAGAAGTTATAGTTTTAATACTTATCAAAAAGATGCATATGTTTTTGCGTTTGTTATAGTTATGATTTCACTTTTAGGATTGTTTATTGGAGGAATAATTTCAAAAGCATTATTAAAAATAAAAAACAAAAAGAGGTTAGATGTAGATAGTAATGATAAGTTAAAAAGCTCTATATGGCTAAAAAATATAAGAATAGTTTCTCTTACTGTATATATATTGACATATCCATTTTATGCTTTAAGACTGATTGAAAGATTAATATTTAAATTAAATACATCTTATTATATTTATTATGCGTCTTTCAAAAGTAATTTGCCTTACTTCACGTATATATTATCAGTTTTTACAGTATATTCGATGTGTGTATATTTAGCATCTAAACCAAATAAAAGAAATGCTACTATAGTTCTGGTAAGTAACCTATTTGCAAATGCAATATATTTATTTATTGGGACCAGAAATCCATTTATTTTAAGCTTAATATTTTCTTTTATATATTATTTTATAAGGGGACAAGAAGATATTAAAAATAAATGGATAGGAGTTAAAGAAAAAATACTAATTTTTACAAGTCTTCCTATAATAATTGTAGGAATGGGACTTTTAAACTATGTCAGAGACAATGTTGAAGTTTCTAATTTTAAAATATTTGATATATTTATAGATTTTATCTATAAACAGGGAACAAGTTTTGGTGTTTTAGCTAAAGGATTTTTGTATAACAGTAATATTGCAGTAAGAAGTTTTACAAATTTTACCTTTGGACCTATTGTTGAGTATTTTACTCATGGGAATTTTGGTAAGTTATTATTTGATACAAAACCATTTACAGCTACAACAAACAGCATTGAGTTGGCAATAAAAAGTAATAGCTATGCACATAATCTTTCTTATATAGCGATGAAAGGTGATTATTTGCAAGGACATGGTTTAGGAAGTAGTTTTATAATGGAAAATTTTACAGATTACGGATATTTGGGTGTATTCTTATTTAGTGTTGCTTTAGGATTTTTATTTATAAGAATGTTAAATGTTTCTTACAGAAATAAAATTTTACCTTTCGTTTGCACGTTAATAATATTAAATAATTTGTTTTTTATGCCTAGAAGTAGTTTTTCAGAAAGTTTTTCAATATTACTTACATTCCAATTTTGGTTTATAATTATATTAATTTTTGTAGTGGCAAAATTAATATCAAAAGAAAATTCTTATACAATTTTTAAAATAAAGGAGATATGA
- the yedF gene encoding sulfurtransferase-like selenium metabolism protein YedF, which translates to MKEINAKGLACPQPLILTKRAVESSEEKDFLVIVDNDTAVKNLEKFAKSSNLDFKFEKISDNEFNVFVSKNNETSLKEPSAFCSVENSSDTVIAISKNFMGNGSEELGKLLIKGFVYTSSEYEKLPKTLVFFNSGVKLTCEGSPCIDDLKKLQEKGVEIISCGTCLDYFKLKEKLLVGEISNMYSIYETLFNAGKVINI; encoded by the coding sequence ATGAAAGAAATAAATGCTAAAGGTTTAGCTTGCCCTCAACCATTGATTTTAACTAAAAGAGCTGTTGAAAGTTCAGAAGAAAAAGATTTTTTAGTTATAGTTGACAATGATACTGCAGTAAAAAACTTAGAGAAATTTGCTAAAAGTAGCAATCTGGATTTTAAATTTGAGAAAATATCTGATAATGAATTTAATGTGTTTGTATCAAAAAATAACGAAACTTCTCTAAAAGAACCAAGTGCCTTTTGTTCTGTTGAAAACTCATCAGATACAGTAATAGCTATTTCTAAGAACTTTATGGGAAACGGCTCTGAAGAACTTGGAAAATTGTTAATCAAAGGCTTTGTTTATACTTCAAGTGAATACGAAAAATTGCCAAAAACACTAGTATTTTTTAATTCAGGTGTAAAACTAACTTGTGAAGGATCACCTTGTATTGATGACTTAAAGAAACTTCAAGAAAAAGGAGTAGAAATTATTTCTTGCGGAACTTGTCTAGACTATTTTAAACTTAAAGAAAAACTTTTAGTTGGTGAAATAAGTAATATGTATTCAATATACGAAACATTATTCAATGCAGGAAAAGTAATTAATATCTAA